The proteins below are encoded in one region of Vulpes lagopus strain Blue_001 chromosome 10, ASM1834538v1, whole genome shotgun sequence:
- the PTS gene encoding 6-pyruvoyl tetrahydrobiopterin synthase — protein MSGEGGGGGGGRRRARVSRLVSFSATHRLHSKSLSNEENLKLFGKCNNPNGHGHNYKVVVTVHGEIDPVTGMVMNLTDLKEYMEEAIMKPLDHKNLDLDVPYFADVVSTTENVAVYIWESLQKFLPLGVLYKVKVYETDNNIVVYKGE, from the exons ATGAgcggggagggcggcggcgggggcggggggcgccgccgGGCGCGGGTGTCCCGCCTCGTCTCCTTCAGCGCCACCCACCGACTCCACAG caAATCTCTGAGTAATGAAGAAAACTTGAAACTGTTTGGGAAATGCAACAATCCAAATGGCCATGGGCACAATTATAAAG TTGTGGTGACAGTGCATGGAGAG aTTGATCCTGTTACAGGAATGGTTATGAATTTGACCGACCTCAAAGAATATATGGAG GAGGCAATTATGAAGCCCCTTGATCACAAGAATCTGGATCTGGATGTACCATACTTTGCAGATGTGGTAAG caCAACAGAAAATGTAGCTGTATATATCTGGGAAAGCCTCCAGAAATTTCTTCCTCTGGGAGTTCTTTATAAAGTAAAAGTATATGAAACTGACAATAATATTGTTGTCTATAAAGGAGAGTAG